The Hippocampus zosterae strain Florida chromosome 2, ASM2543408v3, whole genome shotgun sequence genome contains the following window.
gcctctttctctttcctgagttgcctgagtttgggagtaaaccatggcttgttattgttgaaggagcggaaggacttcgttggtacacacatgtcctcacagaaactgatgtatgatgttatgatgtgtctgtgtattcatccagtgtgcccgttgaagtttcaaagacgccccaatcagtgcagtctaagcattcttgtagagctagctttgcttcatctgtacATTTTGCGTTGCCTTCATTTGTAtcattactatttttttcttaagcAGTCACTATGGAAATGACCGTAACACGGTCCTTGCAACTGGTTGTTGAAGTTTTTATGTTGCCCACAATAGACTCATCTGGATTTGGGTTTTTAGAAATAAGTATATGTGTAGTCTACTTTAAAAAGATTATCTGTAtccagatgttttgtttttttttgtacatccacttgacgaaataaaatgtaccatttttttttccttcggtaTAGTTGACGAACATTCAAGTTATTCTGCCTGTCACTCTGTTTCGCGGGTGTAGATACATTAACAAGGATACATCCTGTTTCGTAAATAAATAATAGTTTTGGGATCAATATGGATCATTTTAAAAGGCCCACTTTATTATCTCTCACGACACATCTAACGTGCTGTGGCACGGTAGTTGAGAATAACTTCTCGTCACAGTCTGTGTATACGTTCAGTTGTGCATTTTAAACTAACGTCCCAACATGCACTTGGTTATGTTACGTAGCATAAACACCGCCACTCGTGGTTATTGTGATTCCATAACAACTGTGAGTAATTGTCAACCAACAACCCTCTTCCATGGAAATGAAGCCGCAGTGTTGAGTATTTTTACCCGCTGAGCCACTGAtagtgtgttggtgtgtgcacGGTAATAATCTCTTCAGATAAAGTGGAGCCTCAGCATGTTTGCATATGGTCCTCATGATTGTTCCATTACGTGACTGACTGTGCGCATCACTGGACCTCCTCTCTCACACGTAACCTTTTCACTTGAATTGTGAAGAGGGTGGTACATTAGAAACACTGATGAACACATAAAACAGTGATGTTATTCCAAAGAAACAGTTATATCTCGTCAACAGTTCTGCAAATCTTCTCTTGCTCACTTCGCAGCTCGCCGACTTTGGCCTTTCCAATCAGTACCAGAGGGACACTCTACTGCAGACCTTCTGTGGAAGTCCACTCTATGCCCCCCCGGAAATAGTGACTGGGCTGCCCTACCAAGGACCAGAGGTAGGTCAGAATGACATGGAGTATCAATAAATGAGCCAAGAAACTCAAACTCAGGGCATTAGACATATCTCGGAGCTGCTGCACACCGAGTGAAGTAACAGAACATATCTGAAGTGAACcatcatgaaaataaatcacagcAAGCAATTGAGCACCGCAGATCCACAGACATGCTGCAACAGAAAAACGGGGACCTTGTTACAGGTTTAGAGTCTCTAGATACAGTACTCTCTTCTGTATTAATTTTTcactgaaccacaaaaacatggtgcgATTGTCAAGAAGGGAGCGGATTGCTGCTAATAGGAGAAATGGGCTATTATATAACGGGGCATTTTAAGAGGCTGCTGGCAACGATTGATTGTCCCATTCCCTGACTGCATCCGTGCATTTGGGTGACAGAGACTCTCAGTGCTTTGCTTTATTGCCACGAGTATGGCTTGGTGTCCCTGTAGCGGTCGGCTAGGTCTTGCTTGGTACTCAGTACGGTAACGGGGTGAAAAGCTCATGTGCATTTTTGATCGGCTGTTTCATCTTCAATGTTGCAATTTTAATTTTGAATTTCAGCAAAATAAATGGCTGACGCTCGGCCACTCCCGAAAACTAGTCACTGAACCCCTTAACACAGCGTGACAGAATGATGCCATTTGATAACGTCACGCAGTGTGAGGAAGTGTCAAGTGTGCTTCAAATAAGTTGCCCGTAGTTGTAGTTTTCCTGATTGCTCAGctcttttcaaatattttcaaatcctTCAACATTTGAGGCACTGAAGCTTTATTTTTCATGCTTCATAATTTTGTGTCCCAGGTGGACTGCTGGGCGCTGGGTGTGCTGCTGTACGCTCTGGTGTATAGCAGTATGCCATTTGATGGGGCCAGTCACTCCATCCTCAAAGAGCAGATCTGCCAAGGACGCTATCGGAGACCCAACCCCCCCTCAGGTGCACCTCTTCACTGTCCTTTACATTAAACGCTACGTACACTATGTGGGCAAATGTATTGGCACACCAACAAGGACTGAACAACAATTTCAGCACGTTTGGTGGTTGTAAAGGTGGGGAAGATGTGAGCAGGTGGAGCCAAATGTAGAGCCAGGCAGGAGGAAGTCAGTATATTCAAATTTTACAGAAATGCATCCCAGTTCGGGCAAGAATATTGAGAATAGTTTTTCTCATTAATCATGAAAGTCAGTTTTCTAACAGTGGCGTGCGAGATTTAAGGGCGGTCACTTGAGTGTGCCAGTGCACAGTGTTAGCACCAAGGGTGGAAAATACAAACTCCTTTTATCGCTCAAGCAAAATCGCAAAGAAGTGAAGGAGCTCTTTGCAGCTGCTGACCTTTGCCTCAATTGTAAACAAACTGGTTTACTGCTCCTTTTTAGTCCGTATGAAAAGAGCAAATGGTAAATTACAGCggaaatgaaattaaaagcatttgctttcaaaaaaaagcatctgtCAAGTCTCCCTTATCAGCAAGTATCCCTGTCAATGCAAAAGCACACATGTATTATTGTAACGCTTAAATGATCAGACAATATAGAAGGCACATAAGGTTTCTTTATTGGCACGTTGCCTTTTATATAACTCTTGACACCCTCCCCCAGACGCCTGCGCTCTTATCGACTGGCTGTTGACGGTGCGTGTGAACGAGAGGGCGACGATCGAGGATGTAGCCAACCACTGGTGGGTGAACTGGGGCTACGAGGAGAGCGTGTGTGACTGCGCTTCATCAGCACACCCGGATTGTCCCTCCCCACTGCTGGCTCGCTACATCGACTGGCAGAATCGGGTTGCCACCAGCTTGGCTGCTGAGCCAGGATGCCTTCCTTTGGAATCCAACCATCACCCCCCTCATCCCTGTTCCTTCAGCTTGCCCCTTAGGGCTGAGCGAGGAGGAAGAACGCGAGGAGGATCTTCCAGCGTCAGAAAGTCTCGCAAGGAGAACGCCATTCCACAAGGAGCGGGTGGTGCTGCGGCAGCTTCTGCCTGTGCTGTGCCATCTTCTGCCTACACCTCTGAAAGAAGGAAACCCAAAAGTATTCTGAAACACCAGAGGAGCTTTGAGTCAGTTTTGCACAGCCCTCCCAAAGAAAGTTCCCACCCGGATACTGTTGATCCCCATCCCCATCTTTATCAAAAAGATGTACTTGGCCACACATGTCCTGAAGTCCCGGCCACTGGTCTGACATCTCCCTGTACATTCAGACAGCCCTCTTCTAAAATGCCCAAAAAGGGTATACTTAAGAACATGTATGAAGGGGAAACGGGTTATGTCTCCTCGTCACGAGGAAGAGAGTCCAGACTCGGCGTCCAAGAGAGTGATGCCGGAGACTCCTGCTTGAacaaatggcaccaatttgccccAGCAGCAGAGGACAGTCCAACCATGAGCACAGAGGCAGTGAGAAGACGAAAGGGTATTCTTAAACGGAACGGCAAGTTCTCGCGCAGTCTCGACCTTCCGGACGAACAGCGCTCCCCGCCGCCTTCCGATCGGGCGTCATTCCCAGACACGCTGCAGCAGTTcctccaaaccaaaatggccaccgATGGCCACCAAAGCCGCCCCTCCAGCGTGGTGAGTGAGGATAGCCTTTTCTCCAGCGACTCCTTCAACCTGTTGGACCTCAGCACCCGATCGCGCCGCAGCTTTTTTTGCCAAGGGATGCAACGCAGCATGTGTAGCTCAGAGGAGGACCTGCGAGGTGGAGCAGGTGAAAATGAAGGGCATGAGTCATCAGAACCGTGGCTAAATTAATGACTCTGTATGAAGTGACGGCATGCAATGTGTTTCGAAACATGTTGTGCATGTTTGAAGCAGGGTCGTAGCCAGAAATTGTTCACTCAACACCTCCGTCGGGGGGAGGCGTGCATGCGTCGTTCTTTATCATAGCATCCGCAGTTCGggttttatggaatcaaaaaaaaaagcctatgtCCATCACACTTATAATCAAGAAGGAACAAGTTTGGGTAGAAAAcaagtttagttttttaaagCTTAATTTACGAGCTAGTGCCATTTCCTTTGCCATGGCTTTGCTTTGGTGTCCTAGCTCATCATTTACCTCTATCTCATGCACTGATTCCCAAGCTAATAGCCAGTTAGTTATCAATTGTCACTGACGGCCGACACCCTTTTGTATTCTGCAATCAATGTcttatttattgaaataatttcTAAAAAGCACAGTGGCACATAAGTATCTCAATTCTTCACAAttctaaatgttgctttttacttGTTTCTGCTTGTATTGTGAGTGTGTTAGGTACGATTGGTGTCCATTTTATGTCATGAAACTTTGACCGTTGATGGTATGACTTCTCAATCATGTCTGCTTGCTTTGGTGTGAAAGTAATGATTTTGATTACCGTTGACTGTAAGAATTGTTTTTTACTTAAAACAGACTATTTTAGATTTTCCATTCTGATcaaatgtatatttatattttaaatgtgctaatatataaaaatacctTGTGGCAGAGTATTAAGGTGTCTAAGGATACTGCATCAATgggaaaatggcagaaaaatctGAGATATGGTTGTTGTGAGGTCTGGCGGTGGTGGCCAGATAGTGGCAACAATTGGCCATGGCCACTGCAGAGCACCTTTAAACCGTGGTTTACCTTTTGACTTTAAAGATAATTGCTGCATTCATGTGGAAAGACTGAGAATTATTTAGTACTGAATTGTGGAGCTGTAGCAAAAAACTGTTTTCCACCATTTCAGTTGACATGATATTTAAGTCTGAAATGAGTACGCCCATCCCCCActacaaaaaaacatctgcacaTTTGTTCTCATCAGTGGTTATCTGGGCAATTAAAAGCTTCTTCGTTCAAACGTCCAGCATGCAGCTAGAACCTGAATGATGACATTTACAGAACAGCTTGTGGTcgtttttcaaattctgaagTAAGGTGGTGTCGCCAAAAACGAGCACCATCACCCGTCCACCAGAGCACCGGAAGCCTGTTAGCTTGTGAGCTAGCTCGTGGCCAGTGCCTCGTAGCTGGATTCTATTCCAGCCACCGGAGGCTTTAAgaggatgtacagtatatttttttaaatatatagagATGTGTAGGCATACGAAAGTTGCTAGATAAAgtagcatccatttttcagtggggtttggtttcattcattcagctgACATGCCAACAGTATTCTAGAGCAGCGGCACTGGCTTGAATTTCACAATTTTTAAGTATCAATTTAGatatgttgcatttttttaatcattcaaatttgtcaGGGTTGTTTAAAACACTTGTCTCTGTGGTTTGCCAATTATACAAggtattttcacttttcagaCACAAATGGCTTTACCTTTTCGGCATTAattttcccaatttacagcacttCTATCTTCAGAAGAGTAAAGAACTGCATTTGAGTGCTGTTAATGCAAAGTACTTTTTCTGGACGCATTTGACTTGCTTGAATGCCAACTGGGTCTCTGACAAAACCACTGGATGCAAAGCATTGAATGC
Protein-coding sequences here:
- the LOC127595591 gene encoding NUAK family SNF1-like kinase 1, yielding MLTTAPRLLVRLLNVHYLMGVSVSSRAMGRRDGDSRGATNTGDRSELGCRQDSPRSLGGGGGARVSEADADVDASDRPALEVKKHQHKHNLKHRYNLMETLGKGTFGKVKKAVERASLETVAIKTIRKERITDDLDKIHIQREIEITSSLRHSHIIRFLEVFESRDKIVIVMEYASKGELYDYISEKGKLAETEARSIFRQITSAVHYCHKNSVVHRDLKLENILLDEDLNVKLADFGLSNQYQRDTLLQTFCGSPLYAPPEIVTGLPYQGPEVDCWALGVLLYALVYSSMPFDGASHSILKEQICQGRYRRPNPPSDACALIDWLLTVRVNERATIEDVANHWWVNWGYEESVCDCASSAHPDCPSPLLARYIDWQNRVATSLAAEPGCLPLESNHHPPHPCSFSLPLRAERGGRTRGGSSSVRKSRKENAIPQGAGGAAAASACAVPSSAYTSERRKPKSILKHQRSFESVLHSPPKESSHPDTVDPHPHLYQKDVLGHTCPEVPATGLTSPCTFRQPSSKMPKKGILKNMYEGETGYVSSSRGRESRLGVQESDAGDSCLNKWHQFAPAAEDSPTMSTEAVRRRKGILKRNGKFSRSLDLPDEQRSPPPSDRASFPDTLQQFLQTKMATDGHQSRPSSVVSEDSLFSSDSFNLLDLSTRSRRSFFCQGMQRSMCSSEEDLRGGAGENEGHESSEPWLN